A region of the Falco peregrinus isolate bFalPer1 chromosome 4, bFalPer1.pri, whole genome shotgun sequence genome:
atatgtatctaAGGTTTTCAATAGCCTGATGTGAAAAGAAGAGTCACTTCAAGTGGCTGAAGTGTAATCACTTTGAAGGCCATGGTCTAGCCAGAAGATGGCCTGGGAAGTCTTAGCTAGCAGGCGAAATACCTAGACTTTCTAGAGCCACGAGTTAAGATGTGTGGACCTAGAACAGAATCCCTTTAAGGTGTCCACCGGAGTaggcaggagagggcaggggaagtGCATGCAGCTGACCAACACCCGCGCTCCGCCCCAGATGtgactcctttttttttaatggctgatGCATTACTAGATTGTGTGCTGTGCTGTAGTATCCTGCAGCCTTGAAAGGCTGCTGGAGAGAGCAATGAAATGTGTTGCAATAGTGAATCCTCTCTTTGTCGCTCCAGGATTTCAGATGTGTTCTAAGCCTGCTGGGGTGAGCACGCTTCCGGGCACCGATGGAGACGAGAGCTCAGCACGGCAGCGGGTCGCAGGCCTTGCTACAAGCTCGGCGTGACAGTGGGAGACCACACGGGGAGCCTGACCTGCGGGATGTCCTGATGCAGCAGGTTCATGTCTTGTCGCTGGACCAGATCAGAGCCATCCGAAACACAAATGAGTATACGGAGGGGCCTACGGTGGCTCCACGGCCAGGGGTCAAGTCCACTCCTCGACTagcaacccaacccaaaaatGAAAGGCCCCATGGCTTGCCCGAGCATCGTCATTTTAGCCGGATTCAGCATGCACAAACACACGCCCCTCCTCGGGCACCTCTGTCCCGATCCATCAGTACAGTCAGCACAGGTTCGCGGAGCAGTACAAGGACAAGTACAAGCAGTAATTCATCTGAACAGAGACTTCTAGGTTCATCCTCGGGGCCAGTTGCTGACGGAATAGTCCGAATGCAGCCCAAGTCTGAGCTCAAGTCAAGTGAGCTGAAGCCACTGAGCAAAGAAGACTTGGGAGCGCACAGCTACAGGTGTGAGGACTGTGGGAAGTGTAAGTGTAAGGAGTGCACTTATCCAAGGACCCTTCCATCATGTTGGATCTGTGACAAGCAGTGTCTTTGCTCAGCCCAGAACGTGGTTGATTACGGGACTTGCGTTTGCTGCGTGAAGGGCCTCTTCTATCACTGCTCCAACGATGACGAGGACAACTGTGCTGACAACCCCTGCTCCTGCAGTCAGTCGCATTGCTGCACTAGGTGGTCCGCCATGGGTGTGGTGTCCCTCTTTCTGCCTTGCTTGTGGTGTTACCTACCAGCCAAGGGTTGCCTTAAGTTGTGCCAGGGCTGTTACGACCGGGTAAATCGGCCTGGATGCCGCTGTAAACACTCCAACACCGTTTGCTGCAAAGTTCCCAGCGTCCCCCCCAGGAACTTTGAAAAGCCAACATAGCATCACTAGTCAGAAATACTAAAGtaacaaagattattttaacGTACATATGCAACCAACTAAGCAGCTATGGTCTTGGGACTGTAGTAGAAAGGTTGGGGGTATACTTTGCTGTTTGcagtgaaatgcttttctgtgtgtgtgccatCTTAACTGATACGCTTGTTAGAATCCAGCTAGTggcatacagaaaaaaaaaagggatgcaGTACATTGTGACCCACATATTGCATAAGCTAAAGCAACACAGACACTCCTAGGCAACTCAATTGTTTGTGAATAGTACTTGCAAAATTTGTAAATTAGCAAATGactccttttttttcattgttttctgccAGAGATAATGTgctatatttttgtatatacaataatattttcaaCTGTGAAAAATACGTGGTGTCATAAGGCATGGCACAGTCACAAAATATTATACTAATATGTTGTACATTCGGAAGAATGTGAATCAATCAGTATGTTTTTAGATTGTATTTTGTCTTACGGAAACCTTCTATTACAAGACTCTGATTTCCCTTTGGACTTCATGTATATTGTACAGTTACAGTAAAATTCAGcctttattttctaattttttcaaCATATTGTTTAGtgtaaagaatatttatttgaagttttattattttataaaaagaaatatttattttaagaggCATCTTACAAATGTCACCCCTTTTTATGAGGACGTCATAGTTGCTGCAAATAAGGGGTGAACGATGCATATGTTCactataaaatagaaaatatattaacGTTTGAAATTAAACTGGGCTACTTgtcattttttcctcccacttaCTGTTCTGAGTTGGGAGAACTGGTACTTCTAATTGTAAACTTTACAGTGATACAGTCACAGTGAGTCTAATAtgaaaatagaatttttaagtatctttttttgttgttgtttactAATTTACCTGAAAATAATACAGGatttttgcttccttcctttgcACAAAGGTCCCAAATACTGTTTCTacaacagaagaggaaaatgaacaTAGGAAAATGCATTAATTCATTCCAGACTGGGACTAATAGGCATTGAAAGCTTGACCTATTCTATAAGTGATGAGCTTTTGTGCTTCAAATAGGAAATAAGTAATCGTTTACAAAAAATGTTAGGCTTGCACAGCTTTACtcggggagagagagagaggaaaaaaagaagaaaattaatatgtTCAGTGCAAAAAGCTTGCAGGATTATTTGTTAAAAGTAGAAGAATATGCCACAGGGAATGATAGATCTGACTGCAGTCCAGCCTTATGTCAAACATTTGCCCCACTTCTAAGAAGAAAGTTGCTTGATTTGTCATTTGTGACAGTTACCTTCCACTGAGGTCAAAATCCTTTCGCTGCCAAGTTTCCCACCGGAAGACTGGAGAATGATTTACCTTTCTTTATTAACAAACTATCATTTCCTGTTCTGAGCATGTCTCTCCAAGTTTAGAGGTCTTAATGTtggattttatttatacatttctTAAGCTGGCATTTAAGAAATAGTTGTAAGTATTTTTAAGCTGACGCTTAGAAAAATCTCACAGCCTTTTCTGAACCCTCTCCAACAAAAACAAGTTATAactaataaattaaaagctCACTAAAAGTTGAAAACCAGAGCATTGGGTAAATGTTACATCTTTTTGCCCCTTAATTTTCATCTGTGATCTGCTATTTGGTCTATTTTACATAAGTCTGTAGTACTCAAAAATCTTAcactgtgtgtttgtgtgaatTGGTTATCAATCATCAAGTGGAATTAAAAAGTGCAGGTCCTGACTagcttgcaaaacaaaaatcgCTGATACATGGgccttgttcttttttttttccttacctctCTAGCGAAAAATGTAAGCTAgtgttcttttctctctgcatcaGCTGGCTGGATACTTTGGTACACAAAGACAAGCAGTATATATTTAGCCTTAGGAGAGGAATTTGCCAGGAAGAAGGTGGCTTATGTTGTATGAGTAATTTGTCCATATTTAAAGCGCATCAGTATACTGTGACCGAGTGTTGAGGCATGTATGTGAGATTTTACTTGGCTGCTGATAAAcagatttttggtttggttttttttttttttttttagaaattttgtTCTTGAAGGGGTTGGTAACCACCATGCGCTTCCATTCACTGAATGTGATTCTTCAATTAGACAGGTGCTTCTGCCTAAACTGTCCTGGGTTAGCCTTGCTGATTGAAAACAAACATGAGAATGATCCAATAGTCCATTTCTGGGGAGAACCTTTGACCTTTAGACTATATTTCAGAAACCCAAAACCCCACTGATTTTGGTAGAAAGTAAATCCAGTCTTTTGGCTGTATTGATGAACTTGATAATACTGAAGGAGAGCCCTGTCTTTTCAGTGACTTATGTTTCAGTCAAGGAAGATCTCTCTAAGGAAAACTGAAGGTGAAACTGGAAAACTGCAGTATGGCTGAGCAGTGTAGCAGTCAAGGAGGCTGCAACTCTTAAGACCTACTAGATGAAGTCCAGTACTAAAATTCtgggtgtgttttgttttgcactaTAGCAAGTGCTGTGACTGCCTAGATAGGTTCCAAGGGAAAAGGGCAACCATCTTCTTCTCGATAGTGAAATTTGAAGCTGGTCTTAACATGAAACACTGGTTGTAACCTTCCACTTGGTTCTTAAAGAGGATAAATAGTGGATTCCCCCCCATCCCAGGTAAGTCCACTGCTAGTGAATTGGGTTGCATGTATGACACTCGGAAATGAGGACATGCGGGAAGATGGCATTAGGGCTAACCAGGTGCAGGGTCTAGGCTTCAGTTAGTATGAATAGCACGTGTATGCAGTGGACTCTTAAAAGTTGGCTTGTGTACGTTAATTACCATCCTAATATTACAGTTATTTAGATAAGGTTTACTATtctaaataaaaccaaaatcttGCCTCAAACAGATTAGATTGTTTTAGTAAGAATTAAGAGAACTTTTCAAGTGGGTTGAGATAATGTTATTAAAGCATGCCTACTTTGTCCTTTGAGATACGAAAGTGGAGGtccaagaaaggaaaattttccaCACACAGGTTTTGAGGATAGTCGTGAAAGTCATGCCAGATACACACCATACAGGACTTGGATTTTAAACAGCTATTAAGCCATGAGAGAGGGGAACCCCCTCATTATTGCTCCATTTGTTGTGTTGTCGCTTTAGTGTTTTGATCCATTAACCTCATAAATTATGATGTCACTGTAAGGTTTGCTTAAAGACTGAAGGATTGGACCAAGAGTTATGTATGTATGGTATGAGCTGCAAATAAGTGCATCAAAATGTGCTTGTACAGTAACTTAGAAATATCTCTATTAATATCCTCAagcaaattttttattttgctctttaatGGTTTGAGGCTTgattataatttctttttgagatAGTGATCATAGcagttaaaaaaagacaaacttgGATTCAAGTGGAGAATAAAAAGATAGAGTACTTTagatggaaataaaatctgttcttaAAGGATTTGAGATCATATTCAGGTGAGGTTTTATATATTCAACCGAGTTACCAAATCTTCAAAAGGCCGAATTCTCCAAATGAGGAAGTGCAGTAGTTAAGTGGTCGCCATGATTAACAAATAGCTTTTATATATACTTTCTTAGAAAACTCAGCATGTGTGAGGTGGAAGTGACTTGACAATAGCAAAGTACTGATCACTTATGCACCCAGCAtgacttgccttttttttttttttttaatgtacagtaTTATCTGtaatatctttttcatttttatcaaaatataaaataattcatttttgtGATGAGTGAAATCTCAAGGCTTATCCTTAGATGGCAGGGAGACAATAGAATGCATTTCTGTACTGCAGTGGaacattcaattatttttaggaATTAACAGTTGTGGAAGACAGATTTGAACAGTCTGTCTCGTCTCAGATGTTCCCAGATGGGTGCAGGTACAGCAAGTAATGACTTCATTTGCTGAGACAAATTTCTCAATCAATCACTGGAGCAGAGTCCCAGAAAGAAATTGGCTGAATGTGAAAGCACGCTTGATTGTGTAATGTCTGTATGAATAGTATTGGAGAGATTTCTTACTGAATATGTCAGCAATAAATTGgctcatcttaaaaaaataaatttcaggtTGGGGTTGCAGGTAGACTACGTTGTGACAAAGCACACCATATCCTTAGCAATGAAAATACTCAGTTTTATTCCTGTTTACACAATCTGATTTTAAATCAGaggtttagaaataaaaattgatgtCTCACTGAAATCAGGACAGTTTGACATGGAAACTATGTGTGTATAAATAGtactttctctttcaaaaataccATCTGTTTCAACCTGAGGAGACGCCCTATGCGGCGgtcttatttatttatgtatttctcctttctggTCCTTGTCCCTCCCCTTGACCTTTCCTAGCCATAGTACATAAAGGTTTACTGCCACTTACTAGGACAAATGGTGAAAGAGGAGGATGAAACAGGCTTTTCTCATTAGTATTGTCAGACTTCTGTGTCTGAAAGTTTAAGACAACGTGGGAAAAATGACTAGCTTGCTGTGCTTATCCTGTGGTTTAGAGAGATACAAAGTGTTTTTCCATTCATGTGACATTGAAATCCACAGTTTCAGaaaacatcttattttctttagtGTGATTTTTATTACTCAAGAAGGCTTTATGTGTCTTTAAAGAGTTCCCCTTTGTTTTAACCTATTGGCTCTGTGTTTCAGCTGGCAGAGACAGAGGTCTTACTACTATAAAAGCATCATCTGCTGTTCCTCTGTCACAGGGATTGCTCAGAAGAGAGCTGATGCAGTTACCTTTGGGCATGAACAGCAATGGTTTCGCTTGAAACAGGTGGGAGTTCAGTGCTTTAAACCTTCAGAAAAGGCAACAGACATTGTACTATGTATCTGAAGTTTCTAATTGCCTGTCTGGTAGGAacgatttatttatttatttgtttgtttgtttatttatttatttattcttctctgACTCAAATCCTACGTGCTGGTTGGAGAAGCTTATGGCTAAAATGTTCAGTTTTAGactaaaataaatcagttcCCATTTCAGTAGAATTTACCAATAACCAGAGGCTTTGACAACATAGCCTACTATTATATAGGATTATTTTTAGGAGcttctgttacattttaaaacaatcttGCCAAGGGAGAtagtctgttttaaaaatgtaagagaCTCTAtaagctctgcttttctgaaagcctGCTGTATAATTACAAAACCACTTGGTGCACCTGAGTTATGTTACAAGAGAAGGCACTTGATGCAAATCGGATGTTGCAGGCACAAGTTTAACTTAAAAGAGTCTGAGCCAGTACACAAGAGTGTATCAGGATGAATCACCAATTTATGGGCGTAGAgagcactttgaaaaaaatgggggtttaaaatatttttttttttcaccttaattttattttgatcaaGAAGCAGTATATATCAACCAATCATAAATCATACGGTGGTCAATATTGTTGAattgtagaatggtttgggttggaaggagccttaaagatcatctagttctaCCACTCCCCaccctgccatgagcagggacatctttcactagaccaggttgctcaaagctccatccaacctggccttgaacaattctggggtggggagcagggggcatccacagctgctctgggcaacctgttccactgtctcaccaccctcacagtgaagaatttcttactaacatctaatctaaatttaCCCTCTTTgagcttaaaaccattaccccttgtcctatcactacctGCCCTTGTAAAAGGTCCCTCTCCacctttcctgtaggccccctttaggtattGAAGGCTGCTATACTaacaaaagaatattttgatgCTCTTTCAGTGTGTCTCAAAAAAgacaccaaaatgaaaaatttctaaATGACCATTCAAACTTAACATTGTCATCTTCAGAAATGAAGTCAAACATCAGGGCTATAGCAATCCGTGTTTCAAAATTAGTTGcactgtaaataaaatgcaCTAATTGGTTATACTTAAAACTGTTACTTTAATTACAGACAGACAGTTCCACCTTAGgtctaaaaattaattcagaccTTTGTCAGCTTCCACTGTAGTGCAGTTTTTAtcaattactgatttttttaaagcattgatGTTACTTCTTGTTATCATGTAAAACACATGTAAAAGCTGGTGTACCACAAATGCTGTCAAATACACAAAGTGAACAAAGTTAttcttccttctcatttctctttcatAAACTAttgcaaagaggagaaaattttgtaatagttttgtttgctttgggtCATGGTGTTTAATTATTGTAGACAGAGTGATAATTTAATGGAGTGTtagttttatgatttttttttttcccctgatgcATTTGGCACTGTGAAGTATATAAGTAGAGGGACCCAGAATGCACTTTGGGAACTTACCTAACTGCAGCTGTGTTGAGCagtaaagaaaagcaggagTATTTCTTGCTTCAAGCCTTCTTGCTGAACTCATTGAATGCAATTGTACCTTTTAGCAGTGGGTTTACTGTCTTCTACCCCTGCTGCTCTGGAGAGATTATGCAGTTGTTTATTGTGTATATGTTTTTATCACtcagtgactttttttgttggaaaaaCACTGTGTTCATACTTTAAAACAAGTGCAAGAGGATTCCATAATATTGCATAATATTGCAGCTACATGTGAAGTCTAACTGCACACTGTTGACTACTCGCAATACTGTTCTTGGGGAGGAAGGCATTCCTCAGATCCCTTCATCTCAAGTGGAAGACAAGACTGTGtatgtttttctgaaatatatggggggagggggagtaTAATGGTATAAAAAATGAACTTTACATCAGGACTGTGCTTGAGCTGTTCTCTTGAGCTTACATTCAATCACAGTACAAAGTCTGAAAGTGCACAACAGTGTCCCTGGCCACTTCTGTACTAGTAAATCAGACGGTAGGTGGAAATGTTCCTGGACAATGGATTGCAATTGCCCACGCTAGTGAAGCGTTAAGACTTTCCCTGGTGTGAGCTAAGCATGTGCCAAAAAGCATTCTCCCAAGCGATTCCCCAGCACATTTCTGGAGCTAAAATGTTCCAGGGCCATTCCCAAAAGTCAGcttgccagcagctcccatctTGCAGAGGTTAAAGGGGTTGCCCAGCATGGATGCTGTCCTTTCAGGGCCAGCTGGAACATGGTGCCCAGGAACGTTCTTGCACATTTATTTGCAGTCCTGGAGGAAGGAGATCCCTCCCACAAATCCAGTCTCAGGGAGGGAATTCACTCACAAAGACAGACATACTCATGAGTTAGGATGACGCAATCTAATCTCCCAGTAGTAACTTAATTGCACAGAAGGaacatatttcagtttttgtcAAAGGATTAAGGCAGTTGGCAGTGTAACTTGTTAGAATTTTGCAAGGCTTAGGTGACAGGGGCTCTTGCTCCAATGTAGAGTAGCTACCTAAAATTAGCTCAAGTGGatatttaaatatcaaaatgGATATTTTATATGAAACCTGAGTCCataaatttttgtttgatttagggaatgatattttttctttttacttaagCATTTACTGACAAGTCATAAACCAAgactttttcctatttttatctCTCAGTAACAAGCAAGCTTTCATGTCAtagtatttgttttttaagaatgaaTCAAGATGTTATATCCTACTTTTGGAAGTTACATACATCTTGAAGAAAACAGTCATAAAAAAGTTTCCCCCCATGATAATTGCTATGACTTCATCTTTCCACAAGATACAGAAAGtgttctctcctttttcttttaagcccCGTGCTCCATTAGTCCCCAGGTTATAGAGTGGGTGGCTTATGGAACCTTGCAATTGCTGAGTGATTTTGCAGGCTTTCATAGAGAAATAAGCGGTGTGTAAAGTATTGCACTTGAGCTTGGCATGTGAGAGAATGGATCTCACTAAAGTATTTTAAGcatatgcaaaatatatttctatatacaTGCAGTCCAAGGGATGTGGCTGAAGAGAAAAGGACTGTCAATTcaccttttaaaatctcatctttagaaaaacagaacaatgtcaactattttttttttctttaagttgaTAAATTAAGCTAAGCAAAATATCAGATGGAGAGACGTCCTGTTCAGTTTATTAAATGTCGCCAGGATTTGTGCTGTTTACATTTCACGTAGTTTTTATCCAAAGACCTCACTTCAGCTGCAAGACTGATGGGTGAAATGCCTGGCCTCACTGGAGGCAATGACAAAATTCTCCTTGACCTCCTTGAAACTTTGTATAGACAAGAGGTGAATTCCTGAATATGTACTGATTGAACATACACTTGAATGGGTATCCTGGGAAAATCCCAGCTGCCtaggggaataaaaaaagtttataattGCATGAGACACACTTTTGAATCAAGGAATAGCTACCTTACTTTAGGATTTTTAACCTTCATTCTGATCCTACTTAACTTATTCTAAGAGTAAGATAATTTATTTCTATCACTGCTGTAGTATATATGCAGTTGCTTCCCTTAGACACCAGTCGTTAAGATTTTGCTGAGAGGTTCTGTTTTGGGGGTAATTCCATTAATGGTGCTACAGATTCCTGTTAGGCTTTTTACTGACAGGCTTGTGCTGATACAAGCTTGTGTGTAGATTCTTCCCCCTTTATTTCAGCTTACTGTTATCAAACCTTTCTTGAATACTGAAGCTGCAACAGTTTGACTGAATTCACTTTAGCTCAGCTGTTGCAAAAAAAGTCTAGGGAGGGTATTCATTTGGATTAGCTGACAATCTGGTTAATTGGCATAGGCTCATTCATGCTAAGAGTATCTGCATGGTATTTTGTGACAGTATTACTACATCAGCTATAAGCACTACCTGAAGTTAAATGAGTGAAAGCATGCTTAAAATAAACTACAGTGAGCTACTCTAAGACAGAATTGTCCATGCACAGTAGCATTGCTTTGATCTAAGATGCCCATTAagatgggaaaaatatttttacagttacaTTTCTGTATTGAACGCTATATCtcctgtatatatatacatatatatatctgcACATCATAATTACATCTTCTTTATGGGAAataagaaatggaaggaaaaaagctactTCCTATTACCATGTTTCACTGTTACTAGTATTCTTTCAGAGTATTAGTTTTGCTGTAACATTCTCCCCTAGTTTCGAAATGAGACCATGAAAGGCACTTCTTTACCCCACTTCTGAGAGAGTACATCTGCAGAGGGAGTGCATTTACCCTGTACTTTGTACTGTGTATATTGAGGTCTCCCAGGTGTGGTATCTTGGTCCAGTAAATAGAACAGCTTTTTTCCACTCTGTACTTTCAGTGAGAAATGAGTGATGAAGATGCTAGTTTTCTTATTGCTAATCATACATAATATGGCAACTTTCAAAGGCTGTGTCAATCACTGAATAGCACTGATATAAGCTCTCACACAAATGCACAAACAGGCAGGTTCCCGGCCCCTCACAATTTATAAACTACTCTGGGAGAAGACACCATCAGAGGGTGAGTGGTAAAAGGGAGGGTGAGTGCACAGAGGTGATGTGGTTATATAAACCAAATATGTGCATATCTTGATGACAccaaatcttttaaatattctttaaaagcaTAGGAGCTTTTTAGATGTTGAAAATCTTTAACATctacagagaagcagaagaacCCAGCAGATTAACCTTTTGTTGGGATAGGCACAATGGGTTTACCAGTTTTCCTCTGTTGTTGCAAATGTGCtacaaatgaaattattagGTTATAAGTAAGTTACATCCTGGGTTTcagtgggaaaaagaaaaaaatatcctgtcGAGATATATGAGGGCTGTAGTAGCAATGGCCATGAAATAATGTCTGTTATATTTACTGTTCGTTTGGCTTTACTGAGAGATTCAGTCCCACAGTAGTACAGACACTAAGTAGACACAAAGAGCATTCATTTCTTAATTTAGTGATGTAAACCTGAATTGTCTACATGTGTTTTAGATGTCTCATGTCGATGggaagaaaggtattttttttcatctgtgtttttttggggggttttggctttttgggttttgtttttttttttctggtgaaggCAGGCTACAGCATGCATGGCAATGAAAAAACTGCCATCCTTGGTATCCATTTCAGAGATGTGCAATAAGGCTTACCGGGGCAAGGAAACACcagagaccaaaaaaaaaaatacaaaagtgtaAAGTGGAAGGTTTTCGCTGTCTTGATATTTGCTTCCTTGGTGAGGTTGGTATTTGTTGTTGGTGATTTGTTCccattgtttgtttgttttggtcgGTCTTTCCTAAGGGTCCTAGTCTCCttcaggtctcttagggtctgCCAGTCCTGTGGGCATAGATCGCTCACTTGCCTTAATGAGATATTATGGAATATGAAATATGAACGTACACCCCTGTAGAAAATTATCTATCAGCATTGCAGGACAGTGATTGCTGTCACTgcggggtttttttctgatttttgttttttgttttataataatTTGACTGGGGCCCAGATTCTCAAGTTGGGTAAATCAACCAGGCTGCACTAATGGTACGATGTTCTGGTGATTTGCACTAGCAGAGCATCTGATCTAGTAActtactacaaaaaaaaatgtatcttacaCAGTAGGATAAGAAtctaaagataaaaatattatcaGCTTTTGTTTCTTACTGCATCTTTGTTGAACAATAGCTTTCACTATAGCTCAAGAAAGTTCAGATTCCTTATTTGTAACACTTTTAAGAGCTAGTATTTATTATGTTGAAGATGCTTGTGCAAAAGGAATGCTTTCGATGCAGTCAGTTTAGGATCCTGGGATCACTTGAATGTTCCCAGAGTTGTTACGAAAAAAGCAGAACCcctgcaaaaggaagaaaactgataATTTCCATTTACATGCAACAGTGTTTTACATtcttaaaaaattcttaaagCATGCTTTGTGTGGCAGACATTTATGCTGAGCCTATTTATTACGGAgtgaataatatttttcaagaatGATTCATCTGGCTTATTTTAGAGGCTGCCTTGAATTCTGGTCATTTCTATAGATACTGCAATTCATAGTCATTAGTAAGCTAGTGGTTTGATCTAACCTCAGCTACCTGTTGCTGGCTGTGAatggaagaatttatttttagtacaAAACCACAATATGAATATTTTCCACTCTGAAAGTATAAAAACCCCTTTAAGTAAAAATTTTACTCTTTCTCTGTAATGTGCTGTGGCTCTGATGTCAGACATACTGGGTTCTTCTTAcagaaaatcctttaaaatgctTGATTCTCTATTGAACCTGACAAGAATTTCCTCCACTTAACCCCTTCAGTGCCCCCAGGCATTCAGCTCACATAAAACAAAAGGGAGCTCCTATACCTCCTAGACAG
Encoded here:
- the SPRY2 gene encoding protein sprouty homolog 2, yielding METRAQHGSGSQALLQARRDSGRPHGEPDLRDVLMQQVHVLSLDQIRAIRNTNEYTEGPTVAPRPGVKSTPRLATQPKNERPHGLPEHRHFSRIQHAQTHAPPRAPLSRSISTVSTGSRSSTRTSTSSNSSEQRLLGSSSGPVADGIVRMQPKSELKSSELKPLSKEDLGAHSYRCEDCGKCKCKECTYPRTLPSCWICDKQCLCSAQNVVDYGTCVCCVKGLFYHCSNDDEDNCADNPCSCSQSHCCTRWSAMGVVSLFLPCLWCYLPAKGCLKLCQGCYDRVNRPGCRCKHSNTVCCKVPSVPPRNFEKPT